In Bacillus sp. (in: firmicutes), the DNA window CGATGGAATATTATCATTATGATTCTCGGATTCAGATGGTCGTTGATCAATTGGTGAATGGATTTTTCCCAAAAGCGGGTAATGAATTTGAAATCATTCGTGATTCATTATTGTCACATAATGATCCGTACTTTGTGTTACGTGATTTTTCATCCTATGTTTCTATCCAAGAACAAGTAGGGAAGGCTTATCAAAATAAACAAAATTGGTATAAAAAAAGCTTAGTCAATATTGCGAAATCTGGATATTTCTCAAGTGATCGGACGATTCGAGAGTATGCGAAAGAGATATGGAAAATCGGGCCGTATGAACCGGTAGCATGGGGAACAAATTAAATACAATGGAATCAATAAATAAAAAAGGGCTGATTTTTTCATTTTTTGGAAGGTCAGCCCATCGTTTTGGATTGGTATATATCATTCATCCCAATCTTGATCTTGCCATTCTTTGTCCAATACTTGCTCATAAGCTTCATGGACTTTATTTGGATAGACTTTGCGATTTTTTCCATAGATGTCTGTTCCGATGAAGAATTCCAATTGTTCGGTAAACCCTTCTCGATCCCATTCATCCCCTTGATACAAATGTCCGTAATTTTCAAAATCCCCAACAAAATCGGCTGGTGTTTCCGAAGTCCCGTAGCGTGCACTTTCTTGGAAACTGTCCTCTGTATCCTTCACTTCTTTATAACGTAGATGACGGAATGAATTTTTTGTTGGTGGTTCAAGAACTTGTTCTTCAACAGGGCGATCCGTTGCAGGTTGTTGTTCAGGTGAATGATCAACGCAATAAAGAGTGGACGGTATGGCTTCTAACCGTTCAAGTGGAATCGCTTTTCCGCAAACTTGGCAACGGCCGTATTCACCATTTTCA includes these proteins:
- a CDS encoding TraR/DksA C4-type zinc finger protein, which produces MLSPEKIEHFRQQLLNEKQQLTQQYERDRLNMFTVNERENVGELSSYDNHPADLGTELYEREKDMALQDHAEGEIGKIEAALQAIENGEYGRCQVCGKAIPLERLEAIPSTLYCVDHSPEQQPATDRPVEEQVLEPPTKNSFRHLRYKEVKDTEDSFQESARYGTSETPADFVGDFENYGHLYQGDEWDREGFTEQLEFFIGTDIYGKNRKVYPNKVHEAYEQVLDKEWQDQDWDE